One genomic segment of Desulfocapsa sulfexigens DSM 10523 includes these proteins:
- a CDS encoding lipoprotein-releasing ABC transporter permease subunit, which produces MFEWFISLRYLRAQHKQKFISLISFISVAGITMGVMALIVVLAVYSGFTNGLRDQILGINSHLIVQRLGGIIPDYTLVRDRIVTINDVTGATPYLYAQTLLSGTRGGTGVVLRGIDPATARGVIALPEQMVEGSIDGLIQDTNARLPGIILGIAMAADLHVTVGGKVRLISPAGPLTPMGIIPKIKTCQIVGIFESGMYEYDSTIAYMHIPAVQDFLESGDVVHGIEVTVKEKELNRADRVGKQIVELLGSTFVAKDWMSMNRNLFAAFKLEKIGMFICVALIILVAALNIVSALIMVVMEKDKDIAILKSMGATSGTIMKIFFYQGLVIGVLGTFLGVLGGLGLCEILSRYQFIELPSNVYPMNTLPIKVLPMDVTIIAVSALVITLSATIYPSWKASRVKPAEVLS; this is translated from the coding sequence GTGTTTGAGTGGTTCATAAGCCTTCGCTACCTGCGGGCACAGCACAAACAAAAATTCATATCACTCATTTCATTTATCTCCGTTGCCGGCATTACCATGGGTGTTATGGCACTTATCGTGGTGCTGGCAGTATATTCCGGTTTCACAAATGGTCTGCGTGACCAGATCCTTGGGATTAACTCTCACCTCATTGTCCAGCGCCTCGGTGGAATAATCCCGGACTATACTCTGGTACGCGACAGGATTGTGACCATAAACGATGTCACCGGAGCCACCCCTTATCTCTACGCACAAACACTGCTGTCAGGTACACGAGGTGGAACCGGTGTGGTGCTTCGCGGAATCGACCCGGCTACTGCAAGAGGTGTGATCGCACTTCCTGAACAAATGGTTGAAGGAAGCATCGATGGTCTTATTCAGGATACAAATGCCAGACTCCCGGGAATAATACTGGGTATTGCCATGGCCGCTGACCTTCACGTGACTGTTGGTGGCAAAGTGCGTCTGATCTCTCCCGCCGGCCCTCTCACCCCCATGGGGATCATCCCTAAGATCAAAACCTGTCAGATAGTAGGTATCTTTGAATCTGGGATGTATGAATATGACTCAACAATTGCCTATATGCATATTCCGGCAGTTCAGGATTTCCTGGAAAGTGGTGATGTGGTCCACGGGATTGAAGTCACCGTAAAGGAAAAAGAGTTAAACCGGGCAGACCGTGTCGGAAAGCAGATTGTCGAACTTCTGGGAAGCACATTTGTGGCCAAAGACTGGATGTCCATGAACCGCAACCTCTTTGCCGCCTTTAAGCTTGAGAAAATCGGAATGTTTATCTGTGTTGCCCTTATCATACTTGTTGCAGCATTGAATATTGTTTCGGCACTCATCATGGTTGTTATGGAGAAAGACAAGGATATTGCCATACTTAAATCCATGGGAGCAACATCTGGGACCATAATGAAAATTTTCTTCTATCAGGGCCTTGTTATCGGAGTTCTTGGTACTTTTCTTGGTGTTCTTGGTGGACTTGGACTCTGTGAAATTTTGTCCCGCTACCAATTTATTGAACTTCCCTCCAATGTGTACCCCATGAACACCCTGCCCATTAAAGTTTTACCCATGGATGTTACAATCATCGCTGTTTCCGCACTCGTCATAACACTGTCCGCCACCATTTATCCCTCCTGGAAAGCGTCAAGGGTGAAGCCTGCCGAGGTACTTTCATAA
- a CDS encoding helix-turn-helix domain-containing protein, with protein MSPINHQLQLASDFVQYTGSTLFLTGKAGTGKTTFLHGLQEQTPKRMIITAPTGVAAMNAGGVTLHSFFQLPFGPYIPGSDSYERNSQRQFRFSKEKKKIIQSLDLLVIDEISMVRADLLDAVDAALRRHRHSEQPFGGVQLLMIGDLHQLSPVAKQHEWNLLQKYYESVYFFSSKALSQTELLTIELKHIYRQSDENFISILNSVRENRLDPPTINALNERFISDFIPSEDQGYITLTTHNASAESINQTRLRELGGKKYSFTAAISGDFPEHIYPTLPQLTLKKGAQVMFVRNDPSPEKEYYNGKIGKITAIIGKTIFVLCPGDAEEVEVEPVSWENIKYTINEANKEIEEEVVGRFDQYPLKLAWAITIHKSQGLTFERAIIDAQGAFAHGQVYVALSRCKTLEGLVLSSPISTSGVATDRVVLQFDKLCRSNPPSERILHEAKISYQQKLLYECFDFTLLAKHLGYLVHLLKRNARVIQLSGTGDLTLIEQQARESIFSVSENFRNQLWTIFKDNNLPETDKHILDRIKKASYWFQEKFSAIFDGSVQSLHFETDNKELRKKISNVLNNCRKEIVVKSAGMKSCENGFSPSGYLRAVSVAEIDFQPLTVKKQQAATYTESDIEHPELFDILRDWRTAKATELDVARFQVLYQRVLIQIVVCLPQSLKELLAIPGVGKKTVENYGDDIVTLVRTYREKENIETVSLPEPEANKPKTMESRKESTRDISLEMFTAGKSVKDIAGERGLAPSTIEKHLCFFVQTGKLSVDTLLSPDLQKRIAAGIAAAEDDTLKAIKSQLGDDFSYSQIQMMLAHRRFLEKSE; from the coding sequence ATGTCTCCCATCAACCACCAACTGCAGCTGGCAAGTGATTTCGTTCAGTATACCGGCAGTACTCTTTTTCTGACGGGAAAGGCGGGAACCGGTAAAACTACCTTTCTTCATGGCCTTCAGGAACAGACCCCCAAGCGGATGATCATTACAGCTCCCACCGGCGTGGCGGCAATGAATGCCGGCGGAGTAACCCTGCACTCATTTTTTCAGCTCCCCTTTGGTCCCTATATCCCCGGTAGTGATTCATACGAACGAAACAGTCAGCGTCAGTTTCGTTTTTCCAAGGAAAAAAAGAAGATCATACAGAGTCTAGATCTGCTGGTGATCGATGAAATCAGTATGGTACGGGCTGATTTGCTCGATGCAGTGGATGCCGCCTTGCGCCGTCATCGTCACAGTGAACAGCCATTTGGAGGGGTGCAACTGCTGATGATTGGTGATCTGCATCAGTTGTCACCCGTCGCAAAACAGCATGAGTGGAATCTTCTGCAGAAATATTATGAATCGGTCTATTTCTTTTCCAGTAAGGCCCTGTCGCAGACGGAGTTGCTCACTATCGAGCTCAAACATATCTACAGACAATCCGATGAAAACTTTATCAGCATCCTGAATAGTGTGCGGGAAAACAGACTCGATCCGCCTACTATTAATGCTTTGAATGAGCGCTTTATAAGTGATTTTATCCCTTCGGAAGATCAGGGATATATTACCCTTACCACCCATAATGCCAGTGCGGAATCAATTAACCAGACACGATTACGGGAGCTTGGTGGAAAGAAATATTCGTTTACTGCGGCTATCTCTGGAGATTTCCCTGAACATATTTACCCAACACTGCCACAACTGACCCTGAAAAAAGGGGCCCAGGTCATGTTTGTCCGTAATGACCCGTCTCCTGAAAAAGAGTACTATAATGGAAAAATTGGAAAGATTACTGCCATTATCGGGAAGACAATATTTGTGCTGTGTCCGGGAGATGCTGAAGAGGTTGAAGTGGAGCCGGTCAGCTGGGAAAATATCAAATATACAATAAATGAGGCGAATAAGGAGATAGAAGAGGAAGTTGTCGGAAGGTTCGATCAGTATCCCTTGAAACTTGCCTGGGCCATCACTATTCATAAGAGTCAGGGGCTTACCTTTGAGCGGGCAATTATTGATGCTCAGGGAGCCTTTGCCCATGGGCAGGTGTATGTAGCGCTCAGTCGCTGTAAAACGCTGGAAGGGTTGGTCCTCAGTTCACCTATCAGTACAAGTGGGGTGGCTACGGATCGTGTGGTATTGCAGTTTGACAAACTGTGTCGCAGCAATCCGCCATCTGAGAGAATCCTTCACGAGGCAAAAATCAGCTATCAGCAAAAACTTCTCTACGAATGTTTTGATTTTACCCTGCTGGCAAAACATCTTGGCTATCTTGTCCACTTGCTGAAGCGCAATGCAAGAGTGATCCAGCTTTCGGGTACAGGTGACTTGACGCTTATTGAACAGCAGGCTCGGGAATCCATTTTTTCAGTGAGTGAAAATTTCAGGAATCAGCTCTGGACTATTTTCAAAGACAATAACCTGCCGGAGACCGACAAACACATTCTGGATCGGATTAAAAAGGCATCTTACTGGTTTCAGGAGAAGTTTTCTGCCATATTTGATGGCTCCGTGCAAAGCCTGCATTTTGAAACGGATAACAAAGAACTGCGGAAAAAAATTAGTAATGTTCTTAATAACTGCAGAAAAGAGATAGTGGTAAAATCTGCAGGAATGAAATCCTGTGAAAACGGTTTTTCACCATCGGGATATCTGCGGGCAGTGTCTGTCGCAGAAATAGATTTCCAACCCTTGACGGTGAAAAAGCAGCAGGCTGCAACCTACACCGAATCTGACATTGAACATCCTGAACTCTTTGACATTCTCCGCGATTGGCGTACCGCAAAGGCGACGGAACTTGATGTGGCCAGATTTCAGGTTCTGTATCAGCGGGTGTTAATTCAGATTGTGGTCTGTCTGCCCCAGAGTCTGAAAGAATTACTGGCAATTCCAGGTGTTGGAAAAAAGACCGTCGAAAATTACGGCGATGACATTGTAACCCTTGTTCGTACCTATCGAGAAAAAGAAAATATTGAGACAGTGTCATTGCCAGAGCCTGAAGCAAATAAGCCAAAAACGATGGAATCTCGAAAAGAATCTACCAGAGATATCAGCCTGGAAATGTTTACTGCTGGAAAAAGTGTTAAGGATATTGCAGGGGAGCGGGGGCTTGCCCCCAGTACAATAGAGAAACATCTCTGTTTTTTTGTTCAAACTGGGAAACTGTCCGTTGATACTTTGCTTTCGCCTGATTTGCAGAAGCGTATTGCAGCAGGGATAGCAGCAGCTGAAGATGATACCCTGAAAGCTATAAAATCACAGCTTGGAGATGATTTTTCGTACAGCCAGATACAAATGATGCTGGCTCATCGGAGGTTTTTGGAGAAAAGTGAGTAA
- a CDS encoding ABC transporter ATP-binding protein — protein sequence MINQESLFSATNICKSFHSGTEKIEILKDLGFSINQGEMIAIVGASGSGKTTLLQILGTLDSPDSGEILFNGRNLTTMSDNALSRFRNKSVGFIFQFHHLLPEFTALENVMMPGLIAGKSKLEMKGPAMKLLKQVELDHRTGHKVNELSGGEQQRTALARALIMKPALLLADEPTGNLDGRSGNIVFDLIKSLCRDMQLATIMVTHNRELAQKMDSTFTLENKILARQSTVSSHDITTE from the coding sequence ATGATTAATCAGGAGTCACTTTTTTCTGCAACAAACATTTGTAAAAGTTTCCACAGCGGAACTGAAAAGATTGAAATACTAAAAGACCTTGGGTTCAGCATCAATCAAGGTGAGATGATAGCCATAGTTGGGGCCTCGGGATCGGGAAAAACAACTCTGCTACAGATCCTAGGAACCCTTGACAGTCCCGATAGTGGTGAGATTTTATTCAACGGCAGAAACCTGACGACTATGAGTGATAATGCTCTTTCACGTTTCCGTAACAAATCCGTGGGATTTATTTTTCAATTTCACCATCTCCTTCCAGAATTCACAGCCCTTGAAAATGTTATGATGCCTGGACTTATTGCGGGAAAGTCAAAGCTTGAGATGAAAGGACCCGCAATGAAACTCCTGAAGCAGGTCGAACTCGACCATAGGACCGGACACAAAGTCAACGAACTTTCGGGCGGCGAACAACAACGCACTGCTCTTGCCCGGGCACTCATCATGAAACCTGCTTTACTTCTTGCGGATGAACCAACGGGAAATCTTGATGGGCGTTCAGGGAATATTGTCTTTGATCTTATCAAATCCCTGTGCAGAGATATGCAGCTCGCCACGATAATGGTTACACATAATAGAGAACTTGCTCAAAAAATGGACTCTACTTTTACTCTCGAAAACAAAATTCTTGCTCGACAGTCCACAGTCTCCAGTCACGATATAACCACTGAATAA